The following coding sequences are from one Elusimicrobium minutum Pei191 window:
- a CDS encoding phage/plasmid replication domain-containing protein: MKNEENEIIKEFPVFLEDVVVKELSAEALAELAKKSVCVDSIKILIPKVLADKSFTSRGCLSKTYAADRKQGIFKPVIYAGDWYFIYEASLPKCYKGTNLYEITEADKEKILKKIEEDFLAIKIKLHKRWSLDSTILRIDYAKNVLLPHNVTVANILNYLQNAEVKYRREIGNVRYNGGGEGLASANNSRMLCLYNKIDDILKECRNNKRPIPDYITALIERKIALMRIEVRLTKTQSIRGEFAKIGVKNPTIHDVFNADFAKELLNREFNNLVNAVPKQYADKDYSDTQLLHEIAAASPKKSLSHILNSFALSILERDMKRPEIKRLLRKLADANKVRYILKSVDRHKSNIAAEPISKAVEHIRETLAAWQPLNLVSDIDTDK; encoded by the coding sequence ATGAAGAATGAAGAGAATGAAATAATAAAAGAATTCCCCGTCTTTTTAGAAGACGTTGTCGTTAAAGAGTTAAGTGCAGAGGCTCTCGCTGAACTTGCCAAAAAGAGTGTTTGCGTGGATAGTATTAAAATCTTAATACCTAAAGTTCTTGCTGACAAGTCTTTCACTTCGCGCGGCTGCTTATCTAAAACGTATGCAGCGGACAGGAAACAAGGCATTTTTAAGCCTGTGATTTATGCAGGGGACTGGTACTTTATTTATGAGGCTTCTTTGCCTAAATGCTACAAGGGAACCAATCTATACGAAATCACAGAAGCAGACAAAGAGAAAATCCTCAAAAAAATAGAAGAAGATTTTTTGGCCATTAAGATTAAACTACACAAAAGGTGGTCTCTTGACAGTACAATTTTAAGAATTGACTATGCCAAAAATGTACTGCTACCGCATAATGTAACCGTCGCCAACATTCTTAATTATTTGCAAAATGCTGAAGTTAAATATAGGCGGGAGATTGGAAATGTCCGTTATAATGGTGGTGGTGAAGGTCTTGCAAGTGCCAATAACAGCCGTATGCTGTGCCTTTATAATAAAATTGATGACATTCTAAAAGAATGCCGTAATAATAAAAGACCGATACCCGACTATATTACAGCCCTGATTGAAAGAAAAATTGCACTTATGCGTATAGAGGTAAGGCTGACTAAAACACAGAGTATTCGTGGCGAATTTGCGAAAATAGGTGTCAAAAACCCTACAATACATGATGTTTTCAACGCTGATTTTGCAAAGGAACTGTTAAACCGTGAATTTAATAATTTGGTAAATGCTGTGCCAAAACAATATGCGGATAAAGATTACTCTGACACTCAACTTTTGCATGAGATAGCTGCGGCAAGTCCCAAAAAATCCTTGTCACATATTTTAAATTCCTTTGCGCTTTCAATACTTGAGCGAGATATGAAACGCCCCGAAATAAAACGTTTGCTCCGCAAGCTTGCCGATGCAAATAAAGTGCGCTATATTTTAAAAAGTGTAGACAGGCACAAGTCTAATATTGCGGCTGAACCTATCAGTAAAGCTGTTGAGCATATACGTGAAACGCTTGCTGCATGGCAACCGCTTAACTTAGTGTCTGATATAGATACAGATAAGTAG
- a CDS encoding ribbon-helix-helix domain-containing protein, which translates to MAKTTKESSENNNITVSFVLNEKLLKALNAHTAKEDRSVSWVIRKALEQYLRVK; encoded by the coding sequence ATGGCAAAAACAACTAAAGAAAGTTCAGAAAATAATAATATAACAGTCAGCTTTGTTCTTAATGAAAAGCTGCTTAAAGCACTCAATGCTCATACTGCAAAAGAAGATAGGAGTGTATCTTGGGTTATTAGGAAGGCGTTAGAGCAATATCTAAGGGTTAAATAA
- a CDS encoding TerC family protein produces MNVHIIMWIAFWVIVAVALFIDLAIMNKHHGKVTIKEALTMVSCWVGLALLFGLAIFLTLGSAKGVEYLTGYVVEYSLSIDNMFVFIMIFTYFAIPAENQPTVLLWGILGAVVMRFIFIFAGVKLITSFWWMMLIFGGILIFTAVKMVAKGEEDFDPGQNIAYKMLKKIMPLKDDYHGNNFFVRDAGKLFATPLFAAVVVVEMSDLVFAIDSIPAVLSITQDTFIVYTSNIFAIIGLRSLYFLLSGMAGKFPYLKYGIAVILAFVGAKMIAAHWFHVPTLLSLGVIVSVLAFSIGANYIWKPQEK; encoded by the coding sequence ATGAACGTACATATAATAATGTGGATTGCATTTTGGGTAATCGTGGCGGTTGCCCTTTTTATTGATCTTGCCATAATGAACAAACATCATGGTAAGGTTACCATTAAAGAAGCTCTTACAATGGTGTCTTGCTGGGTAGGACTGGCGCTTTTATTTGGGTTAGCCATATTCCTGACTTTGGGCTCGGCTAAAGGCGTTGAGTATCTTACGGGATATGTTGTTGAATACTCGTTATCAATAGATAATATGTTTGTGTTTATTATGATTTTTACTTATTTCGCTATCCCGGCTGAAAACCAGCCCACCGTCTTATTATGGGGTATTTTAGGCGCCGTGGTTATGAGGTTTATTTTTATTTTCGCCGGCGTAAAATTAATTACTTCATTTTGGTGGATGATGCTTATCTTCGGCGGCATTTTAATTTTTACTGCTGTTAAAATGGTTGCCAAAGGGGAGGAAGATTTTGACCCCGGCCAAAACATAGCTTATAAAATGCTTAAAAAAATAATGCCGCTTAAGGATGATTACCACGGCAACAACTTTTTTGTAAGAGATGCGGGCAAACTTTTCGCAACGCCGCTTTTCGCAGCGGTAGTGGTTGTCGAAATGTCGGACCTGGTTTTCGCTATCGACTCTATACCGGCGGTTTTATCAATAACGCAAGACACTTTTATCGTTTATACTTCTAATATTTTTGCTATTATCGGGCTTCGTTCTTTATACTTTCTGCTTTCCGGAATGGCGGGCAAATTCCCGTATCTTAAATACGGTATAGCGGTTATACTTGCTTTTGTAGGCGCTAAAATGATAGCGGCGCATTGGTTTCATGTCCCCACATTATTATCTTTAGGCGTTATAGTTTCTGTGCTGGCGTTTTCTATCGGTGCAAATTATATTTGGAAACCACAGGAAAAATAA
- a CDS encoding abortive infection family protein: METYEITEITRRAIIDEFMLTPQPYHGKLEEVDFLERLYPLAKMPSTDGRFSNAGGDIYQHRINNFDWPDEWIWSDSRFNLLRTSDQVFTRFICEMLHPVVRHENDVAPLLAAFNRQLANDNWEIYREREISKRPVFAARKIGSKPPLIKKIKNIDHDFIAEQIKKSEEKLDKNDFDGAITNARSLVEAILCYIAKNLDIKLPEYDGDLFKLYKTIRKDLKLEITDDMDNILKQIITGLSSIISGLSGLSNKMGDRHVRQYKPNKHHAKLAVNVSQIFCEFLLDSYEYQKTRQKQ; encoded by the coding sequence ATGGAAACATACGAAATTACCGAGATTACAAGACGTGCGATTATAGACGAATTCATGTTAACTCCGCAACCATATCATGGGAAACTTGAAGAGGTTGACTTTCTAGAAAGATTGTATCCTCTTGCAAAAATGCCTTCTACTGATGGAAGGTTTTCAAATGCAGGAGGAGATATTTATCAGCACAGAATAAATAATTTTGACTGGCCTGACGAATGGATTTGGAGCGATAGCCGTTTTAATCTTTTGCGTACATCTGACCAAGTATTTACTAGATTCATTTGTGAAATGTTGCATCCTGTAGTTAGGCATGAGAATGATGTTGCCCCATTGTTGGCAGCTTTTAATAGACAGCTTGCAAATGATAATTGGGAAATATATAGAGAACGGGAAATATCCAAGCGACCAGTTTTTGCTGCTCGTAAAATAGGTAGCAAGCCTCCTCTTATTAAAAAGATTAAAAACATAGACCACGATTTTATTGCAGAGCAAATTAAAAAATCAGAAGAGAAGTTGGATAAAAACGATTTTGATGGAGCGATAACTAATGCTCGTTCTTTGGTTGAAGCTATCTTATGTTATATTGCAAAAAACTTAGATATAAAATTGCCCGAGTATGATGGGGATTTATTTAAATTATATAAAACAATAAGAAAAGACCTTAAACTAGAAATAACTGATGATATGGATAATATTTTAAAACAAATTATAACAGGGCTTTCGTCTATCATATCAGGGTTAAGTGGCTTAAGCAATAAAATGGGGGACAGGCATGTCAGGCAATATAAACCTAATAAACATCATGCGAAGCTAGCAGTAAATGTATCTCAAATTTTTTGCGAGTTTTTATTGGACAGCTATGAATATCAAAAGACGAGGCAAAAACAATAA
- a CDS encoding beta family protein gives MINSTTYVPILKWKQGEYQALLKLDERIKDRIIPLIEITPPGYDYETKTARNINEHISDLASRLKTKWGREALIDIDPIGLTTDKPEYILKIFEMYRVGGCTVTPVVKLDETAGALAAYTAVIKTDKRGAVLRIKTNNFASQSEIEANITRVCKSLGLGKPDIDLVIDFEKVSIVVNEESTFETMQGFFHKIPDINFWRSFTVAGSSMAESNQDINLYKRAEWLFYKYCVSKFRNSFRLPAFSDYAIGTPKHAAPNLDMRTFTPMAKVRYTFDSEWYYYTGAPVKGRKSQGFGQYKKLCEDLVKRDEYRGEEFSAGDKYIKECAGGKGTGNLSTWIWVATNQHLTKVASDLSNLYGFSI, from the coding sequence ATGATAAATAGCACAACATATGTTCCCATACTTAAATGGAAGCAGGGCGAATATCAAGCCCTTTTAAAATTGGACGAACGAATTAAAGATAGAATCATCCCTTTAATCGAAATTACGCCTCCGGGTTATGACTATGAAACAAAAACCGCAAGGAATATTAACGAGCATATATCTGACCTTGCCTCTCGTTTAAAAACAAAATGGGGCAGAGAGGCGTTAATTGACATTGACCCTATCGGATTAACTACGGACAAACCAGAATATATATTAAAGATATTTGAAATGTATAGAGTTGGCGGGTGCACAGTAACCCCTGTAGTAAAGCTGGACGAAACTGCAGGAGCCTTGGCCGCATACACAGCAGTAATAAAAACAGACAAAAGGGGTGCTGTTCTCCGTATTAAGACAAATAATTTTGCAAGCCAATCAGAAATTGAGGCGAACATAACAAGGGTCTGCAAATCACTCGGCTTAGGGAAGCCAGATATTGACCTGGTTATTGATTTTGAAAAGGTTTCTATTGTGGTTAATGAAGAGTCCACTTTTGAAACTATGCAGGGATTCTTTCATAAAATACCCGATATAAATTTTTGGCGTTCCTTTACGGTCGCAGGCAGCTCTATGGCAGAAAGCAACCAGGACATCAATCTTTATAAAAGGGCAGAGTGGTTATTCTATAAATATTGCGTAAGTAAGTTTAGAAACTCTTTCCGTCTACCTGCTTTTTCTGACTACGCCATAGGCACACCAAAGCACGCCGCTCCAAACTTGGATATGCGAACCTTTACTCCTATGGCAAAGGTTAGGTATACATTTGATTCTGAATGGTATTATTATACTGGAGCACCTGTTAAGGGTAGAAAATCGCAAGGGTTCGGGCAGTATAAAAAACTTTGCGAAGACCTTGTAAAGCGAGACGAGTATCGCGGTGAGGAGTTTTCTGCTGGGGATAAGTATATAAAAGAGTGCGCAGGTGGAAAGGGTACGGGAAATTTAAGTACTTGGATATGGGTTGCAACAAATCAGCACCTAACTAAGGTTGCATCTGACCTCTCCAATTTGTACGGTTTTTCAATATAG
- a CDS encoding tyrosine-type recombinase/integrase, translated as MGVFETENGTWGIDYRYKSKRYKRVVAITRKLALDIERKILTDIKEGKFFPDLDKQDVTFAEIAERYWSLHGRKTRGAQTFKYTFDIILSRFGHMKVADITTEDIQKFYNDTWERTSPSTANRHFSLFRAIINKALNLKLYKGQNPCIGVVRQRDNPPRDKYFTKEDIKSLLVTAENRLKPIIAFAVLTGCRKMEILNLRWKDVDFYGGIIRITMSKSGKPREIPLANDLRPILLAMHTNPQDKVFNITVPALKYSFNKLLKKLGFEGYCFHTCRHTFASLYMQNDGNITDLQRILGHATIELTMRYSHFSPQYIQQTIKVMDGIIALSENKLLELT; from the coding sequence ATGGGCGTTTTTGAAACAGAAAACGGAACATGGGGTATTGATTACAGATATAAAAGCAAGCGTTATAAAAGAGTTGTTGCTATAACCAGAAAGCTTGCCTTAGACATTGAGCGTAAAATACTAACAGATATTAAAGAAGGCAAGTTTTTCCCTGATTTAGATAAGCAAGATGTTACATTCGCCGAAATAGCAGAGAGATATTGGTCTCTTCACGGCAGAAAAACTAGAGGCGCACAAACTTTTAAATATACCTTTGACATAATTCTTTCACGTTTCGGACATATGAAAGTTGCCGATATAACGACAGAAGACATACAAAAATTTTATAATGACACTTGGGAAAGGACATCTCCTTCAACTGCAAACCGCCACTTTTCTTTATTCCGCGCCATAATTAATAAAGCATTAAACCTCAAATTATATAAAGGACAGAATCCTTGTATTGGAGTAGTGCGACAACGTGACAATCCACCCAGAGACAAATATTTTACAAAGGAAGACATCAAAAGCCTTTTAGTAACGGCAGAGAACAGGCTTAAACCTATTATTGCTTTTGCAGTATTAACGGGCTGTCGTAAAATGGAAATCCTTAATCTTCGCTGGAAAGATGTAGATTTTTACGGCGGTATTATTAGAATTACAATGTCTAAGTCAGGCAAACCGAGAGAAATCCCATTAGCAAACGATTTAAGACCAATACTACTAGCCATGCATACTAATCCACAAGATAAAGTATTTAACATTACAGTGCCCGCATTAAAATATTCTTTTAATAAACTGCTAAAGAAACTTGGCTTTGAAGGCTACTGTTTCCACACCTGCCGTCATACATTTGCCAGTCTGTATATGCAAAACGATGGCAATATTACCGATTTACAGCGTATATTAGGCCATGCAACAATAGAGCTAACCATGCGATATTCACATTTTAGCCCCCAATACATTCAGCAAACCATTAAAGTTATGGATGGAATTATTGCTTTATCTGAAAATAAGCTTTTAGAGCTAACCTAA
- a CDS encoding type IV pilin protein: MKKGFTLIELLVVVLIIGILAAIALPQYNKSVEKSRAAEALLNVKALRNAAEVFLLETGSWPTNLDELSIEIISETRDFVYSVGINGILAVKKGAANPSRFEFVRSTYNSGSGLANKFTCVSFLGKYDDICKTLGGQFHDQGTDSSGMPFKRYIL, encoded by the coding sequence ATGAAAAAAGGATTTACGTTAATAGAATTATTGGTAGTTGTTTTAATAATAGGTATACTGGCAGCCATAGCTTTGCCGCAGTATAATAAATCTGTAGAAAAAAGTCGCGCGGCGGAAGCGCTGCTTAATGTAAAAGCTTTAAGAAACGCGGCCGAGGTTTTCCTTTTAGAAACAGGTTCCTGGCCCACAAACTTAGATGAACTTTCTATTGAGATTATTTCCGAAACGCGGGATTTTGTATATTCGGTAGGGATTAACGGCATACTCGCCGTAAAAAAGGGGGCGGCAAACCCTAGCAGGTTTGAGTTTGTTCGCTCTACTTACAACTCAGGCTCAGGTCTTGCGAACAAATTTACTTGTGTATCTTTTTTGGGCAAATATGATGATATTTGCAAAACTTTGGGAGGGCAATTCCATGATCAAGGAACTGACTCTAGCGGAATGCCGTTCAAAAGGTATATATTATAA
- a CDS encoding bifunctional DNA primase/polymerase translates to MTIETINPVLAKQLRRGFKVFPVWYPKEKKCACFNASCNCPAKHPMFKGGHKIASSNISQIKNWTTSIKESCNWAVATGKPSNIVVVDIDFRKDGDKSIAPYNLPSTYTVSTGNGFHYYFKLPMQYQYLASKINLLQGVDFKANGGYVIIPPSIHISGAAYKMHNDITIADIPANLLEVILRQVKNNIFREGERNSQLFRIGVGFAYNRSKEKSRLTKYLSVVNEDRCYPPLAFEEVRTLANNIIKTICRRTTAL, encoded by the coding sequence ATGACGATAGAAACAATTAACCCCGTTCTTGCAAAACAATTAAGGCGTGGCTTTAAAGTATTTCCTGTGTGGTATCCAAAAGAAAAGAAATGCGCATGCTTTAACGCAAGCTGCAATTGCCCTGCCAAACACCCGATGTTTAAAGGCGGACACAAAATAGCCTCCTCCAACATCAGCCAAATAAAAAATTGGACAACGTCAATAAAAGAAAGCTGCAACTGGGCCGTAGCCACAGGCAAGCCGAGCAATATTGTAGTGGTTGATATTGATTTTAGAAAAGACGGCGACAAATCTATTGCCCCATATAACCTGCCCTCTACCTACACAGTATCAACAGGCAATGGCTTTCACTATTATTTTAAGTTGCCGATGCAATACCAATATCTTGCCTCAAAAATAAACTTACTTCAAGGCGTAGATTTTAAGGCAAACGGCGGTTATGTAATAATACCGCCATCTATCCACATCAGCGGAGCCGCTTATAAAATGCATAATGATATAACCATAGCCGACATACCTGCAAACCTCTTAGAAGTGATTTTAAGGCAAGTAAAGAATAATATTTTTAGAGAGGGTGAGCGTAACAGTCAGCTTTTTAGGATTGGCGTTGGTTTTGCTTATAACCGCTCTAAAGAAAAGAGCAGACTCACCAAATACCTCAGCGTGGTTAATGAGGATAGATGCTACCCACCATTAGCCTTTGAAGAAGTGAGAACCTTAGCAAATAATATAATTAAAACAATTTGTAGAAGAACAACAGCTCTGTAA
- a CDS encoding secondary thiamine-phosphate synthase enzyme YjbQ: MKSYTEYLIINTEKRYQIINITEQTELALKKSGIKEGLCLINSMHITSSVFINDNELGLHRDFIKWVEKLAPYDINGYDHNLTGEDNGDAHLKRTIMGREVVIAVTNGRFDFGPWEEVFYGEFDGQRNKKVLIKIIGE; the protein is encoded by the coding sequence ATGAAATCATATACAGAGTATTTAATAATTAACACGGAAAAACGGTACCAAATTATAAATATAACAGAGCAGACTGAGCTGGCCCTTAAAAAAAGCGGTATAAAAGAAGGTTTGTGTTTGATAAACTCCATGCACATAACTTCAAGCGTTTTTATTAACGATAATGAGCTGGGCCTACACAGAGATTTCATTAAATGGGTGGAAAAGCTTGCCCCTTATGATATCAACGGTTACGACCATAATCTTACCGGGGAAGATAACGGCGACGCGCATTTAAAACGCACCATTATGGGCCGGGAAGTTGTTATCGCCGTTACAAACGGTCGTTTTGATTTCGGGCCTTGGGAAGAAGTCTTTTACGGTGAATTTGACGGACAAAGGAACAAAAAAGTTTTAATAAAAATTATAGGAGAGTAA
- a CDS encoding LA2681 family HEPN domain-containing protein: MVKNVNYDKINDLKGVKIKDACTLLAGMVNTALNNHNPALALKAISLAEELFKRKPISSLKTHLYHVVANAWSCVAKNSGTPWDWDSEAFGKEIFYLRKTLLEPAFEKYPPSFRVIIYTNLANLLNTLGRTNDAMEYWDKAIATIPNFGMALGGKGIGLMDLANTMIYDTARAEMYLYSEDLLKRAIASDTVEDHARQPFQRRLEFLDEMKIKRSGLKKTHANKVYNDRQEADYRFWCRYHGLVLNNLNLIEYYRETSDSIHMPSMVTYGAVGMPKYYPYFNQLKQEFITARYLCYEGQLYDYTTHFSDKEVYIIDTYSGERNDLCIEKIKLAFKTAYSILDKISFFINDFYELKHTKMFNFRNVWYKDAKEKEGLLKIFDKRKNWPLRGLFYLSKDFAYTTSDVYCIEPDAEGLKNIRDHLEHKFLRVMMIPRDEETPVISETDLLKKTIKILKLTHSALTYLCLAVGIEEAMKPQKESENGIIMPIYMEPKQR, from the coding sequence ATGGTAAAAAATGTTAATTATGACAAAATAAATGATTTGAAGGGAGTTAAGATTAAAGATGCCTGCACGCTATTAGCAGGCATGGTTAATACTGCATTGAATAATCACAACCCTGCCCTTGCGCTTAAAGCAATAAGCCTTGCGGAAGAACTATTCAAAAGAAAGCCTATAAGTAGCCTCAAAACCCATTTATACCATGTTGTAGCAAATGCCTGGAGTTGTGTGGCAAAAAACAGTGGAACTCCATGGGATTGGGATAGTGAGGCCTTTGGTAAAGAAATTTTTTATTTAAGAAAAACACTTTTAGAGCCTGCTTTTGAAAAATATCCTCCCAGCTTTAGGGTCATTATTTATACTAACCTGGCAAATTTATTAAATACTTTAGGCCGAACAAACGATGCTATGGAGTATTGGGATAAAGCTATAGCAACCATTCCCAATTTTGGTATGGCTCTTGGTGGTAAAGGTATAGGGCTTATGGATTTAGCAAATACCATGATTTATGATACTGCCAGAGCTGAAATGTATCTATACAGTGAGGATTTACTTAAAAGAGCCATTGCGTCTGATACAGTTGAAGACCACGCCAGGCAACCTTTTCAGAGACGTTTGGAATTCCTTGATGAAATGAAAATTAAGAGGAGCGGACTTAAGAAAACTCACGCAAACAAAGTATATAACGACAGGCAAGAGGCAGATTATAGGTTTTGGTGTAGATACCATGGACTAGTTTTAAACAACTTAAATCTTATTGAATATTACAGAGAAACCAGTGATTCTATTCATATGCCGTCAATGGTTACATATGGAGCGGTTGGTATGCCTAAATACTACCCTTATTTCAATCAGTTAAAACAGGAATTCATTACAGCAAGATATTTATGCTATGAAGGGCAACTTTATGATTATACAACTCATTTTTCTGATAAAGAGGTTTATATTATTGACACATATAGCGGGGAAAGGAATGACTTATGTATAGAAAAAATCAAACTGGCTTTTAAAACTGCATATTCTATATTAGATAAAATTTCTTTTTTTATTAATGATTTTTATGAACTGAAACACACCAAAATGTTTAACTTTAGAAACGTATGGTATAAAGATGCAAAAGAGAAAGAGGGGTTGTTAAAAATATTTGATAAGAGAAAAAATTGGCCCCTGCGAGGATTGTTTTATTTAAGTAAAGACTTTGCATATACAACAAGTGATGTGTATTGTATTGAACCTGATGCCGAGGGATTAAAAAATATCAGAGACCATTTGGAGCATAAGTTTTTAAGAGTAATGATGATTCCCCGTGATGAAGAAACTCCAGTTATATCTGAAACAGACTTGCTTAAAAAAACTATTAAAATATTAAAATTAACTCACTCTGCATTGACCTATCTCTGCCTTGCTGTTGGAATAGAAGAAGCCATGAAGCCGCAAAAAGAATCAGAAAATGGAATCATTATGCCTATTTATATGGAACCCAAGCAGAGATAA
- a CDS encoding zinc ribbon domain-containing protein produces MALIKCNECAKEHSDVAVSCPHCGYSSKAEVQKVNSAGNRARKKKILFWLLSLIICLVIFGIALFIDNAIVSHNRGVYASAGPLATGTISRGMGFSIYCVISLTIGILGGFISALMVVIKIISYWINKN; encoded by the coding sequence ATGGCATTAATAAAATGTAACGAATGCGCCAAAGAACATTCAGATGTAGCGGTAAGCTGTCCGCATTGCGGATACAGCAGCAAAGCAGAAGTCCAAAAAGTTAATTCAGCAGGAAACAGGGCGAGGAAAAAGAAAATACTTTTTTGGCTCCTTTCCTTAATAATCTGCCTTGTGATATTCGGCATAGCGTTATTTATAGATAACGCGATAGTCAGTCATAACAGAGGGGTATATGCAAGTGCGGGGCCTTTGGCAACCGGAACGATAAGTAGAGGGATGGGGTTCAGTATTTATTGTGTTATTTCGCTTACCATAGGTATTTTAGGCGGATTTATTTCTGCATTAATGGTTGTGATAAAAATCATATCCTACTGGATTAATAAAAATTAA
- a CDS encoding sce7726 family protein, which yields MGTALFRDVDIRQALYNNDLKKYSNDDDTLILDEMGVMQGLHRVDIAVINGKMHGYEIKSDVDTLARLPLQAEAYSKILDRVTLVVAKRHLQKAIALVPTWWEIKVAYPNKKHVLSIKKYRPGLVNYNIDASSLVQLLWKDEVVSLLEQLGFAPKDLRYPKATLYKMLTENISLAKLKSLTRTILKNRTNWRGQMQP from the coding sequence ATGGGCACAGCATTATTTAGAGACGTTGATATCAGGCAGGCTTTGTATAACAACGACTTAAAGAAATACTCAAATGATGACGATACCCTTATTCTTGACGAGATGGGGGTTATGCAGGGTCTTCATCGTGTAGACATTGCTGTTATAAACGGCAAAATGCATGGATACGAAATCAAAAGTGATGTCGACACCCTAGCCCGTCTACCCTTGCAAGCCGAAGCATATAGCAAAATATTGGACAGAGTTACTTTGGTTGTTGCCAAAAGGCACTTACAAAAGGCAATAGCTCTTGTTCCAACTTGGTGGGAAATCAAAGTCGCTTATCCTAATAAAAAGCACGTCTTATCTATAAAAAAATATAGACCTGGCCTTGTAAATTATAATATTGACGCTTCATCATTAGTCCAACTATTATGGAAGGATGAAGTCGTTTCTTTATTAGAACAATTAGGTTTTGCCCCAAAAGACTTGCGATATCCTAAGGCTACTTTATATAAGATGCTTACCGAAAATATTTCTCTTGCTAAATTAAAGTCGCTGACAAGAACTATATTGAAAAACCGTACAAATTGGAGAGGTCAGATGCAACCTTAG
- a CDS encoding acyl-CoA thioesterase yields the protein MHAIKVKIYYHDTDCGNVVYYANYLKYFEMARTEYIASKGFDLKNLMEKGIFFVVARQEVEYKYPALYQDELSVETKLLEISPIKIVFENIITNQNGKITTKGKTTLVCVNKMGVPTYMPKEVSDALGA from the coding sequence ATGCACGCTATTAAAGTAAAAATTTATTATCACGATACGGACTGCGGTAATGTTGTTTATTACGCCAATTATTTAAAATATTTTGAAATGGCCCGTACGGAATATATAGCCAGTAAAGGGTTTGATTTAAAAAATCTTATGGAAAAAGGGATATTTTTTGTTGTAGCCAGGCAGGAAGTTGAATATAAATATCCCGCGCTTTACCAGGACGAACTTAGCGTTGAAACAAAACTTTTGGAAATATCGCCCATAAAAATAGTTTTTGAAAATATTATCACAAACCAAAACGGCAAAATTACAACCAAGGGCAAAACAACTTTAGTTTGCGTAAACAAGATGGGCGTTCCCACTTATATGCCGAAAGAAGTTTCGGACGCGCTTGGCGCCTGA